From the genome of Ammospiza caudacuta isolate bAmmCau1 chromosome 12, bAmmCau1.pri, whole genome shotgun sequence:
GGTTTGGCAGTGAGCCCTTTACCTGTCGTACGGGCATCTGGTGCTGTTCCTCACGGTTGTGTCATTTTTGTCACCAATTAGCCACAGGAACTCGGAGTAGGTCCTCAGACGGATGTTCTTCCACTGCTTCTGGGGAACATAGCTGCACCCAGCATTGAAGTCCCCCATGAAGATGAAGTTCTGGAAGGCAGGAGGGTTTCCAAATGTAATCATGAGGACAGCTTTTCAAAAGAAGACCCATGAGGATTTTTATGGTCCATGGATGCAGTGGGGTTTCTCCTTTCTGCTGGGCACATCAGGGCATGCTGATAATAGTTTTATTAGGTGATCAAGTTTACTGTATAAAATGTGGAGAACTCAATGAAAATACACCAAAGAGATATTTAAAACCTGGGGTGCATTGTCAATGGGTTTGAGGTTTTCAGCTCTGCATAGTGAATAACATGGCCAGTGACTCAGTAGCAAAGGCCAATTAGTGACACAGATGTGGCAACAAACCTCTGTTTTCCAGCGCTGTTTGACATCCAAATACACATCATAGAGCTCATCAATCTCCCTCACTGCTGTGTCTGGTGTGGTGTGCAGAGGGATAATGGCAAACTCACTGACAGCTTCAAAACAAGGCAGAGGAACAAGAAAAATGTAATGGTTAGACAGAGAATGAGTCACAAAGAAACAGAGACTGACTTGTCAGCAAGGGGATTTTTCTGAGGGAGAAACAGCTTGTTTATTGATTTTGCTGAGGGAGAAACTCCCTGTttattgccctttctgcctgtAGGCCAGGGTgatctctgtggctgcagagtgACCCCCTCCAGGCACTGAGCTGGGCCTgaggagctgtgccagtgcaggcaAATCCTgacccagcacacacacaggagctgctcccaggctgtgccagctgcagggaatgcACCCACCAATCCACTGCCCTTGGATTGCACCCACCAACCCACTGCCCGTGGAATGCACCCACCAACCCACTGCCCTTGGATTGCACCCACCAACCCACTGCCCGTGGAATGCACCCACCAACccactgcccatggcagcagcagaggtttTCCCAGCAGGGcatgagcagggctgtggggtttCCCAGAGACAGCAGGCCTGAAGGGAAAATGCTGCTCTTGGGAGGAAGAGTGGGGTCTGGATGCAGCTCTGGAGCCTCTGGCGTggtccagccagggctgctgtgctggctcaCAGTGCAACAGTGACTTCTTTCTGAAACACCTCACCAGTTTTGGGAGACTGCCACCAGATGATGAAGGGCTCTCTGGAGAAGACATCCTCATCCCCAGGCTGGGTGTCAGGGTACTGGTAGGTTTGTCTCACTGATACCTGGTCTTGCCTGCAGCAGAATGAACAGGATGGGGGCTGTCACACCCGTGGCTCTCTGAGGTGTGTCTAACACTGACTCCATGGTCTGGGGTGGATGCAGACACAcaggtggctgtgctgggatgatccccacacccagcacagcccagcccaccTGCACAGCCTGCACCTCTCTGCCTCCCTCACAGCAAAGCCACCACCATGTCCAGCCCATCTCCAGGGCTTGTTGGCCAAGGGGGCTCACCCACCTGTAGATGAAGGCATACTGCTCCTTGTAGCTGTTCCTTCCCAGCCTCTTGCTGGCCACACACCTGTACTCCTCCTTTGGCTCCTTCCGCTGACTGGAAGGAAAGGGATGTTCCTGAGTTTATTTCTGCACTCACAAGGGGCTGAGAGAGATAATTTTGCCTCTGTCCCAGGGTTTGGGCATTGCCTGCCTGGCCTCAGAGGCAGGTGGATGCAGACACTAAACCCTTCTCAGGAGCTGGAGCCCTGCTCTGTCGCTTGCTCTTCACTGCACCCtctccctgctcattgcagccTCTGTCTCTCTTTCAGCTGGCTGTCGTGTCCATCCAGCTGAGCGCTGCTATTTCCTCTGGATGCCTGGATTGTCCAGGCAAGCAATCCCTAACCTGAAGCAGTTCCGAGTCCTGCAGGAAGGtggctgtcctgctgcagcctgatgCCAGCCCCATGAGGGCATTACCCCCtcatctcctttctcctttgGGAACTTCTCTGTAGCAAATGGAACTTAACTTGGTTATACTGATTTAAAAACGTGTTCTACCGTGGTCTGGAACTGCCtttgctcctgtccctccatgaGACTGCCAGAGTCTGGTTTCTCCCTGACACTGGGACAGAGCCCACATCCTTGGATTTTGCCCCAGCAAAGTGGCACCGAGCAGAACACAGGATCTTTTGCCAAGCAGCTTTCCCAACATTTGTCCATTTGCCCACGGCCACCCTACCTGGTGAGCTTCTCCACCAGGAGGGGACAAACCCGGTTCTTGCTGTCCTTGATTTCCATCAGCAGCATGATGTCACAGCGGGAAACGACCTGCcgggggaaggagcaggaggaggtttGCACACGCCTGGTTTGGGAGCATCAGGAGGGGTCAGGAAGAAGAAGTGGTTACAGCGGTTCCATGGGGAAGTCCTTCGAGAAAGAAGCGGCAGACTGGGGTggtgggaggggagcagggctggaacggagcctttctgctttcagagctgccgcagagcccagcaggaacTGGGAGAGGGAACCCGGCAGCACGAGAGTTTCAGATTTAGTGGGAAACTTCGGCACCTGACCCTGAGGAGGAAGTGTGGAGGGGAAGGGGCAGCAAACGCCTCTCCCTGCGCCTGATCCCAGCatcagcaccagggctgggcgCTGCCTCTGCCCGCCCCGCTCCTTCCCCACCGTGAGCACCCACCTGTCCCCGGTGATCCCTCTGGAACAGCCCCTGGAGCCCAGAGGAACCCCCGGCCTGAAATGGGCTCCCAgcaccaggggctgccctggagctcagctcccgcagctgctgctgggattcCCCGTGGGAAAGTCCAGCTCACCCAAAGCCCAGCATCCTCAGGGGCTTCCCTCTGCCCCTGGTTTCATTGTACTTCAGACCTTGTGGGGGATTTTtgtcagggaaaaaagcccctctctgtgccccctGAAACTTACCCACAACTATCTAAGTGACCCCAAAATttagtatatatatttatatatataaacatatatttaGTATATATTGCCCACAGTGATGACAGCACCGGAAGAACGGTCTGGGAATGCAAAACCAAGCAAACCACTCTTCTCTGCCAGTTTGCAATGAAAGGAATACAACCCAACAATGTGGCGCCATTCCTCCTTGGTGCCATTCTGCACACAAAACCCCTCACTAATGCCAGGCCCCTTGTCCTCCCTCACTGGGGCATCTTGGAGGGCATTTGCAAAGCTCCAAGTCTTAAAGGTGgttctttttaaaaccagggTTTATCTTCAGCTTTTGTAGAGGCAGCTGGATGGTGAGGGTTTGCTTACAGAAACTGGTTTTTCAAATTTCTACCAGACTCTGATTTGACAGATACTATTTGCTGTCCTAATAGGTTTAATTAGACAagaatatttgagaataattaACACATAAAGAAAGTAAATAATGTATCACAAAACAAAGCTTTGTGGATTcaaagtgaaaattatttttactgtgcATTGaggttttcctccttttgtaACTCAATTTCCAAAggaaacagcaaatattttttctgttatatTCCCATGAAGGCTAAAATAACAACATACATTCTGTTCAACAACACACATTCTGTTCAGCTGATTTTTACTTTAAGAATATGATATTCTTTAAATAATTAGCTCTTTTTTTGCTTGATATTTAACTGTGAAAGACAAGCAAAGTGCAAGATTTTGCATCAAAGAAAAACTAGAAAAGCTCAGTGTCTGTCTCATCCAGGCAAACAAACGTACCTTTACCACAGCATCGATGACTTCAGGCTTGGCTATTTTAGCTTCTCCAAAAGACATCACATTGAAGGAGCAGATTTTGAGGCTCAGAGATGGGTTGAAATGGAGGAGTGAAAGCAAGAAGAAGAGCAGCATCTTCATGGACCTGGGCAAAGTGAGCTGCTGCGAGCGTGCctgtggatgtgtgtgtgtttatgcCTCCGTCCCTTGTGGCTGCCTGGGGTCAAACCCAGCTGTGTCAGTCAGGAACAGGAATCACCATTTCCTCCTTGCCCTCGCTCCCATCTCCGAACCACAAAGCAGCATGGAGACTTTGAACTCCTCTCTGAAGGGAAAACAGGCTCTGCTGAGCCAGCCTCTGAatcctggcagagcagcagctccagcagaagcCGCTGTCCCTCCTCACAGGGAGACACCAGCTGTGGGGTGCTGGCCATGACTGGGACCACTCtggtctgtgcagggctgggaccaggCTCCCTGGGCCATTCCAGGCCAGCGGTCAGGACCAGGAGATGGATGGGCTGGATGGTGAAAGCGtctgggatgcagcaggggGGAAGACAGGGATTTCTGGAGGGCACCAGAAGCCCATTGGAAGGGACTGCCAGGCAGCCATGGTAAGATACCTgatgccccagcactgcccctcaAACTGCTGGCCAAGAGTCCCAGCACAGGAGCCTTGGTTTGTGCTTGTGCTGTGTGGTGGAAGGGGACACAGGAGTTTGGCTAAAACAACATCTGActgaggatgctgcaggaggGATAGCTTGGTCCCCTGAGGTGGCTTTTGCAGGGAAATCACCCCCCTGCCCTCTTAATCCTCCACACATGCCAGCCCTCAGCCAGAGACACATTTGTTGGCCCTCAATCAAGTTGTAAAGGCAGGAGGTGTAACAAGAGTTCAGGCCAAATGACATCTTGAAGTGTcttgaattttttcccctgtgctgACAGGGTGCTTTCAtatcctctttcctttctctaGGAACTCCCAACCTGCTGCACCCTGCTGCCCAAGCAGCTCTAGATCTAGAGGCACCAGGACATGCTAAACCAACTGAGCAGGCTGAGGGGCAGGCagcacaaagcacagcactggaaGGGCTCCCAGGGACATGGCACAGCTGGAAGCAGTGGGATCCAGGCTTGCAGGGAGGCCAGTTCTCCAGGGAATGTGCTGCAGGTATTGGAATGGGCACCACCAATCCCTTCTGGCATTACTGGAATTTGGAGCGCTGGCTGCCAGCAAGGGAAGTGTCACCACTTCATGGCAGTGTGTGCCAACCAAGCTGGGCAGTGGGCAGGCCATCCTCCAAAATAACAGGGATTAGGTGCtgcttcctctcttcctctgctCTGGGTCTCCAGtgagctgtccccaggcaggacAGGTTCTGGAATAAACTAATagagagagaggggagggaaagtGGCAGCCTTGGAGGGGTGTAAATGTCCAGGTTAACCTTGCTGAAAGCTCAGCCTGAACCAAGTGCTTGcgacagcagctgcagcctcagggtCAGAGTCATCCAAACCCAGAGCTCTCCCCAAAATCACGCTTGTTTTGGCTACCCTGGCACCAAAGAGCAAGCGGTTTTGTGGTGCCCATGAAGGCTTTGACCCTGAACCatggctgtcagtgctgtgtttatcttcagggctcctggcataCCTCTCTCCTCCACCCCAGGCATTATCAGGGGGACAAACAGCAGCCAGTCACCTGTGGGGGGTGACACAGGGAGCTCATGttcctttctgcagcactttACCCCCTGTTTACTGCACCTTCTGATCAGCCTTATCAGATCACAAAACATGCCTGATGTGGgtgcatgagcactgacagctcagggctgccctgcccttgcacaagaagctgctgctgaaacCAGCACACTCTGGGCTTCCTGTCCCCACTTGGGATGATGGCAGGTGAGGGACCCTCTCCAGATGAGCAGCACCTGTGGAACATTCACCAATAAAGCCCCTcctcaggctctccctgctcccagggggctgggggagctcagcAGGCTGAGGGCAAGGCAGGGGCCAgtttgggcaggagctgccagggcccTTTGGTGGAGCCTGTCCTGGGTTCAAGGGGCTGTGCCTGGTGTGTctccccctggagcagcagctcagcccctccaTCACCCTCCCACTGCCCAGGAGGTGCTGTGGGATGGATGGGTGAGATGTGGCCCTGTATCACGTGTTTGCTTTGGGTCCCCATGGGACAGGAGGTGTGAGGTCCTGCAGCCATGAGGGagttcctcctctccctccaggCACAGCTGTTTCCTTTTGGCTGCCTCTAGGGAACCCACAGAACTGTTTTTGTTGGCAGAGATGGGCTGAGAGGATCTCTGAGGTTTCCTGTGCCTCCCTGGGAGGGAGACACTGCGGGGCCAGCCCACATCCCcttgtgctctgcagaggaagcctgctggggctgggagggcagcaggga
Proteins encoded in this window:
- the DNASE1L3 gene encoding deoxyribonuclease gamma; this encodes MKMLLFFLLSLLHFNPSLSLKICSFNVMSFGEAKIAKPEVIDAVVKVVSRCDIMLLMEIKDSKNRVCPLLVEKLTSQRKEPKEEYRCVASKRLGRNSYKEQYAFIYRQDQVSVRQTYQYPDTQPGDEDVFSREPFIIWWQSPKTAVSEFAIIPLHTTPDTAVREIDELYDVYLDVKQRWKTENFIFMGDFNAGCSYVPQKQWKNIRLRTYSEFLWLIGDKNDTTVRNSTRCPYDRIVVTGQKLIQAVVPHSANIFDFQEEFQMTEEQALGVSDHFPVEFDLKAKGGFLNWLRSKFSRKRRPKKSRSSRS